A region from the Bacteroidota bacterium genome encodes:
- a CDS encoding SDR family oxidoreductase — MTYTKYADLNDAVVLITGGASGIGRDIADAFAAQSARIGILDIDEVNGQVTEAALTAAGCTAKFVACDLRNISALEAAVATLEQDLGAATVLVNNAARDDRHGWEDVTEAYYDERIATNLRHMFFATKAVAPGMIAAGGGSIINMGSNSWWEAAGGFPVYTTAKAAIHGMTRSFARDLGKHHIRVNTVVPGWIMTDRQKERWVTPESLARHLERQCLPTPIDPHYVARMVLFLASGDAAMCTAQNYMVDAGSI; from the coding sequence ATGACCTACACCAAGTACGCAGACCTGAACGATGCCGTAGTACTGATCACCGGTGGCGCCTCAGGTATCGGAAGAGATATCGCAGACGCCTTTGCAGCGCAATCCGCCCGGATTGGTATTCTGGATATCGACGAAGTAAACGGACAGGTTACCGAAGCAGCGTTAACAGCAGCCGGCTGCACGGCAAAGTTTGTTGCCTGCGACCTGCGCAACATCAGCGCGCTGGAAGCAGCAGTCGCAACGCTTGAGCAGGACCTCGGCGCCGCAACAGTATTGGTTAATAACGCAGCCCGTGATGACCGGCATGGATGGGAAGACGTCACAGAAGCCTATTACGATGAGCGCATAGCAACCAACCTCCGGCATATGTTTTTTGCTACGAAAGCTGTAGCACCGGGCATGATTGCAGCCGGCGGCGGCTCCATCATCAACATGGGATCCAACTCCTGGTGGGAAGCGGCCGGTGGCTTCCCGGTTTACACAACCGCAAAAGCCGCAATACACGGTATGACCCGGTCCTTTGCACGTGACCTTGGCAAACATCACATCCGCGTGAATACGGTTGTACCGGGTTGGATTATGACGGACCGGCAAAAAGAGCGCTGGGTTACCCCGGAGTCCCTTGCCCGACACCTTGAGCGGCAATGCCTGCCCACTCCTATCGACCCGCATTATGTGGCGAGGATGGTGCTTTTCCTGGCATCAGGTGACGCAGCCATGTGTACAGCTCAAAACTACATGGTCGACGCCGGCTCGATTTGA
- a CDS encoding alpha/beta hydrolase: MHLARPSIALSCSLLALFFTMWILVPAPLTVIWLVSVISSEWSLFFGLLALIGIVLGWLANRKQRSRAGTFAAACGMLAMVFMSYPLVTSLSVADNNDVSLSLKRYVLGSAYEKAAIQSYSYTATATDTFFLDAYQPNDVSSHVPKPAIVVIHGGGWSSGTRSDFPRWNHWLVESGYVVFDIDYQLAPQPNWQAATANVQDAVKWIKAHADSFNVNPNSIALMGRSAGAHLALLAGYTARPEAPYDARVAAIVGFYGPTDLRWGYENPANRRVIDGKATLRSFTGGTPNYIPEIYQQASPIHQIRSDAPATFLVHGRQDQLVRSQHTAKLYRRLQLRSREPATHQALFLPYAQHGFDYNFNGWGSQITQALLTTHLQQALTPRVSRAAPAP; the protein is encoded by the coding sequence ATGCATCTGGCCCGTCCCTCAATAGCCCTGTCTTGTAGTCTGTTGGCGCTCTTTTTCACGATGTGGATTCTCGTGCCGGCGCCATTGACCGTCATTTGGCTAGTCTCCGTTATTTCCAGCGAGTGGAGCCTCTTTTTTGGCTTACTTGCACTCATAGGTATTGTGCTTGGCTGGCTTGCAAACCGTAAACAACGGTCGCGGGCAGGCACCTTTGCAGCTGCCTGCGGGATGCTCGCCATGGTGTTCATGAGCTACCCCCTGGTCACCAGCCTCTCGGTAGCAGACAACAACGATGTTTCGCTGTCCCTAAAACGCTATGTTCTGGGCAGTGCGTACGAAAAAGCTGCAATCCAATCATATAGTTATACAGCAACCGCCACTGATACCTTCTTCCTCGACGCCTATCAGCCCAATGACGTGTCATCACATGTGCCCAAACCTGCGATTGTCGTGATCCACGGCGGTGGATGGAGCAGTGGAACGCGAAGTGATTTCCCACGCTGGAATCACTGGCTTGTCGAATCAGGCTATGTTGTGTTTGACATCGACTATCAGCTTGCTCCGCAACCCAATTGGCAGGCTGCTACTGCTAACGTACAAGACGCAGTTAAGTGGATCAAGGCGCATGCCGACAGCTTCAACGTTAACCCCAACAGCATTGCGCTCATGGGCCGCTCTGCCGGCGCACACCTCGCGTTGCTTGCCGGGTACACAGCTCGGCCAGAGGCACCTTACGACGCCCGTGTAGCCGCTATCGTCGGCTTCTATGGGCCAACAGATCTACGGTGGGGTTATGAGAATCCGGCTAACAGGCGCGTTATCGATGGTAAAGCCACCCTGCGAAGTTTTACCGGGGGGACACCCAACTACATTCCCGAGATTTACCAGCAGGCTTCACCTATACACCAGATCCGATCTGATGCACCGGCAACGTTTCTGGTACACGGCCGGCAGGATCAGTTGGTGCGCAGCCAGCACACGGCTAAACTCTACCGGAGGCTGCAATTAAGAAGCAGGGAGCCGGCTACCCACCAGGCCCTTTTCCTTCCTTATGCACAGCACGGGTTTGATTACAACTTTAACGGTTGGGGCTCACAGATCACACAGGCTTTGCTTACAACCCATCTCCAGCAGGCGCTCACGCCGCGTGTATCGCGCGCAGCACCAGCGCCCTGA
- a CDS encoding DUF4202 domain-containing protein, whose protein sequence is MSKFAEAIAQFDALNAEDPNQVIIAGSQHPKELVYARRMSARLDAFQPDASVSLKLAARCQHIQRWKIPRADYAAGSMGYKKWRNALKRFHAQTATQVLERVGYDAATIDAVQGLLKKRGLKSEPDVQALEDVVCLVFLEHYATDFAGKHDEEKVIRILQKTWKKMSVVGHEAALALPLPTPVRALVLRAIHAA, encoded by the coding sequence ATGAGTAAATTTGCGGAAGCGATTGCGCAGTTTGACGCCCTGAATGCTGAAGATCCCAACCAGGTAATCATAGCCGGCTCCCAACATCCTAAAGAATTGGTGTATGCCAGGCGGATGAGTGCACGTCTTGATGCCTTTCAACCGGATGCTTCAGTATCGCTTAAGCTTGCAGCGCGGTGCCAGCACATTCAACGATGGAAAATCCCGCGGGCAGATTATGCAGCAGGGAGTATGGGATATAAAAAATGGCGCAATGCACTCAAACGTTTTCACGCGCAAACTGCAACACAAGTGCTTGAACGCGTAGGCTACGACGCGGCGACCATTGACGCTGTACAGGGATTACTGAAGAAGCGGGGATTGAAAAGTGAACCGGATGTACAGGCACTGGAAGACGTTGTGTGTCTCGTTTTTCTTGAACATTATGCTACAGACTTTGCCGGCAAACACGATGAAGAAAAGGTAATTCGCATTTTACAAAAGACCTGGAAAAAAATGTCTGTTGTAGGCCACGAAGCAGCGTTGGCCTTGCCGCTCCCTACACCGGTCAGGGCGCTGGTGCTGCGCGCGATACACGCGGCGTGA
- the purU gene encoding formyltetrahydrofolate deformylase: protein MAARELILTAHCADRVGLVAFMSNWVFEKGGNVLHLDQHVDDVSQRFFIRIHWHMGEVDALLPLQFEQEVAKELDLDYRLSFTDTTPRMALFVTRLGHCLWDLLSRYESGELKVDIPLIISNHEKFRGLAERFDIPYHVFEITKENKAEQEAKELQVLADQKVDFIVLARYMQVLSDNFVDQYPNRIINIHHSFLPAFAGAKPYHRAYDRGVKLIGATAHYVTAELDEGPIIEQDTLRVSHRDSIKDLVRTGRDLEKVVLSRAVRLHVNKQVVVYGRRTMVFD from the coding sequence ATGGCTGCCCGAGAATTGATTTTAACTGCACACTGTGCAGACCGCGTTGGCCTTGTTGCATTCATGAGCAACTGGGTTTTTGAAAAAGGGGGCAACGTGCTGCACCTCGACCAGCATGTTGATGATGTTAGCCAGCGGTTTTTCATCCGCATCCACTGGCACATGGGCGAAGTAGATGCATTGCTTCCGCTGCAGTTCGAACAGGAGGTTGCAAAAGAACTGGATCTCGACTACCGCCTCTCTTTTACCGATACAACACCCCGGATGGCCCTCTTTGTCACCCGACTCGGGCATTGCCTGTGGGACCTGCTTTCGCGCTACGAATCAGGCGAACTAAAAGTGGATATTCCGCTCATCATCAGCAACCACGAGAAATTCCGTGGCCTTGCTGAACGGTTTGACATTCCTTACCACGTTTTCGAAATCACCAAAGAAAACAAAGCTGAGCAAGAAGCCAAAGAGTTGCAGGTACTGGCAGATCAAAAGGTGGATTTTATTGTACTGGCGCGCTACATGCAGGTCCTTTCAGATAACTTTGTGGACCAGTACCCCAATCGCATCATTAACATTCATCACTCTTTCCTACCAGCCTTTGCCGGCGCCAAACCCTACCACCGCGCTTACGACCGGGGCGTAAAACTGATCGGCGCCACCGCCCACTACGTGACTGCAGAACTGGACGAAGGACCCATTATCGAGCAGGATACCCTGCGCGTAAGCCACCGCGACAGCATCAAAGACCTGGTACGCACCGGGCGTGACCTGGAAAAAGTTGTGCTATCCCGCGCGGTACGGTTACACGTCAACAAACAGGTTGTCGTCTATGGCCGGCGCACGATGGTGTTTGATTGA